The following coding sequences lie in one Silene latifolia isolate original U9 population chromosome 5, ASM4854445v1, whole genome shotgun sequence genomic window:
- the LOC141657341 gene encoding UDP-glucuronate 4-epimerase 6-like gives MPLPLSPKDTIKPTKLERYNTYLRRVHNTKLLAASSKFLFRATLLTAFVLFFLFAINHHIDFDVVGDSGISQNVPPRTARFLSSSLHWSGSNWEKQVRQSATARRPNGFSVLVTGAAGFVGSHCSLALKKRGDGVLGLDNFNVYYDPSLKKARQNLLSRHQIFIVEADLNDTPMLNKLFDIVPFTHILHLAAQAGVRYAMENPQSYIASNIAGFVNLLEVAKAANPQPAIVWASSSSVYGLNKDNPFSERDRTDQPASLYAATKKAGEEIAHTYNHIYGLSLTGLRFFTVYGPWGRPDMAYFFFTKDILQGRPISIYKAHDGKEVARDFTYIDDIVKGCVGALDTAEKSTGSGGKKRGPAQLRVYNLGNTSPVGVGKLVTILEGLLNVKAKKHVITMPRNGDVPYTHANVTLAHKDFGYKPTTDLATGLRKFVKWYVGYYGIETRVKKETTEAE, from the exons ATGCCATTACCATTATCACCCAAAGACACAATCAAACCCACAAAGCTAGAACGCTACAACACCTACCTACGTCGCGTCCACAACACCAAACTCCTTGCCGCGTCCTCTAAATTTCTCTTCCGTGCCACCCTCCTTACCGCCTTCGTCTTGTTCTTTCTCTTCGCCATTAACCACCATATTGATTTTGACGTTGTCGGGGATAGTGGGATTTCCCAAAATGTCCCTCCTCGCACGGCCAGGTTCTTGTCCTCATCCCTTCATTGGTCCGGGTCAAATTGGGAAAAGCAGGTACGACAGTCGGCTACTGCGCGCCGGCCTAATGGGTTTTCGGTGTTGGTTACCGGTGCTGCGGGTTTTGTAGGTAGTCATTGTTCGTTAGCGCTTAAGAAGCGCGGAGATGGTGTTTTGGGATTGGATAATTTTAATGTTTACTATGATCCTTCCCTTAAGAAAGCTAGACAAAATTTACTGTCCAG ACATCAGATCTTTATAGTGGAGGCGGATCTAAATGACACCCCAATGCTAAACAAGTTATTTGACATTGTACCATTTACCCATATTCTCCACCTAGCCGCCCAAGCCGGTGTCCGTTACGCCATGGAAAATCCCCAATCATACATCGCATCCAACATTGCAGGCTTTGTCAATCTTCTCGAGGTAGCAAAGGCCGCAAACCCCCAACCGGCCATTGTATGGGCTTCGTCGAGCTCGGTCTATGGGCTCAACAAGGATAACCCATTCTCGGAGCGTGACCGAACCGACCAGCCTGCTAGTTTGTATGCTGCTACTAAAAAGGCTGGGGAAGAAATAGCCCATACTTATAACCACATTTATGGGCTTTCACTTACTGGGCTGAGGTTCTTTACTGTTTACGGGCCGTGGGGTAGGCCTGATATGGCTTACTTCTTCTTTACCAAAGATATTTTACAAGGGAGGCCCATTAGTATTTACAAGGCCCATGATGGGAAAGAGGTGGCACGCGACTTCACTTATATAGACGATATTGTGAAAGGGTGTGTCGGGGCATTGGACACTGCTGAGAAGAGTACCGGGAGTGGCGGGAAGAAACGGGGTCCGGCGCAATTAAGGGTGTACAATTTGGGGAATACTAGCCCAGTTGGTGTGGGAAAGTTGGTTACTATTTTGGAAGGGTTGTTGAATGTTAAGGCAAAGAAGCATGTGATCACAATGCCAAGAAATGGGGATGTGCCTTACACACATGCTAATGTGACCTTGGCTCATAAAGATTTTGGGTATAAGCCCACTACAGATTTGGCTACCGGGCTTAGGAAGTTTGTCAAGTGGTATGTTGGGTATTATGGAATCGAAACAAGGGTAAAAAAGGAAACAACCGAGGCCGAGTAA
- the LOC141657342 gene encoding glycine-rich RNA-binding protein 4, mitochondrial-like has product MALFNKVGSILKQSISQSSSITMLNSARYMSTKLFVGGLSYSTDDGSLKNAFEEHGEVVDAKVIMDRDTGRSRGFGFVNFADPESASTAVEKLDGQDLHGRTIRVSIANERPPRPAGGFGGGSGGYGGGSGYGGGGGYGGGGGGGSY; this is encoded by the exons ATGGCACTCTTCAACAAAGTTGGCAGCATTCTTAAACAAAGTATCTCTCAGAGTTCCTCCATTACTATGTTGAATTCTGCTCGATACATGTCCACTAAGCTATTTGTTGGAG GTCTTTCATATAGTACTGATGACGGCTCGCTCAAAAATGCTTTTGAGGAACATGGTGAAGTTGTTGATG CCAAGGTTATCATGGATAGAGACACAGGAAGGTCACGTGGCTTTGGGTTTGTAAACTTCGCTGACCCAGAATCTGCCAGCACTGCAGTGGAAAAGTTGGACGGGCAG GATTTGCACGGACGCACCATTAGAGTTAGCATTGCTAACGAGAGGCCTCCTCGCCCAGCTGGTGGGTTTGGTGGTGGCAGTGGTGGGTATGGTGGTGGAAGTGGATATGGCGGCGGTGGTGGGTATGGTGGCGGAGGCGGTGGTGGCAGCTACTAG